One part of the Humulus lupulus chromosome 9, drHumLupu1.1, whole genome shotgun sequence genome encodes these proteins:
- the LOC133802414 gene encoding uncharacterized protein LOC133802414: SSSSSSSSSSGSSSSSSSNSNSSSNSSSSSSSSSSSSSSSSSSSNSSSNSSSSSSSSSSSSSSSSSSSSSSSSSSSSRSSSSSSNSSSRSSSSSSNNSNSSSSSNSSSSSSSSSSSSSRSSSSSSSSTSSSSSSSSSSSSSSSSSSSSSSSSSSSSSSSSSSSSSNSSSSSSSSSSSSSSSSSSSSSSSSSSSSSSSSSSSNSSSSSSSSSSSSSSSSSSSSSSSSSSSSSSSSSSSSSSSSSSSSSSSSSSSSSSSSSSSSSSSSSSSSSSSSSSSSSNSSSSNSSSSSSSSSSSSSSSSSSSSSSSSNSSSSSSSSSSSSSSSSSSSSSSSSSSSSSSSSSSSSSSSSSSNSSSSSSSSSSSSSSSSSNSSSSSSSSNSSSSSTSTSTSTSNNSNTSSNSNSSSSSSSSSSS; encoded by the coding sequence agtagtagcagtagtagtagtagtagtagtggcagtagtagtagtagtagcagcaacagcaacagtagcagcaacagcagcagtagtagtagtagtagcagtagcagtagcagtagcagtagtagtagcagcaacagcagtagtaatagtagtagtagtagtagtagtagtagtagtagtagtagtagtagtagtagcagtagcagtagcagtagcagtagcagtagcagtagaagtagcagtagcagtagcaatagcagtagccgtagcagtagcagtagcagtaataatagtaacagtagtagtagcagcaacagcagtagtagtagtagcagtagcagtagcagtagcagtagaagtagtagcagtagcagtagcagtactagcagtagcagtagcagcagcagtagtagcagtagcagcagcagcagtagtagtagtagtagtagtagtagtagtagcagtagcagtagcagtagtagtagcagtagcagcaacagcagtagtagtagtagtagcagtagcagtagcagtagcagtagtagtagtagtagtagcagtagtagtagcagtagcagtagcagtagtagtagcagtagcagcaacagcagtagtagtagtagtagcagtagcagtagcagtagcagtagtagtagtagtagtagcagtagcagtagcagtagcagtagcagtagtagtagtagcagtagtagcagtagcagtagcagcagtagcagtagcagtagcagtagtagtagcagtagcagtagtagcagcagcagcagcagcagtagtagtagtagtagtagtagtagcagcagtagcagtagcagtagtaatagcagtagcagcaacagcagtagtagtagtagcagtagcagtagcagtagtagcagtagcagcagtagcagtagcagtagcagtagcaatagtagcagtagcagtagcagtagtagtagcagtagcagtagtagtagtagtagcagtagcagtagcagtagcagtagtagtagcagtagtagtagcagtagtagcagtagtagcagtagcagtagcaatagcagtagtagtagcagtagtagcagtagtagcagtagcagtagcagtagtaacagtagcagtagtagtagtagcagcaacagcagtagtagcagtaccaGTACCAGTACCAGTACCAGTAACAATAGCAATACCAGTAGCaatagcaatagtagtagcagcagtagtagtagtagtagcagc